Proteins encoded by one window of Brevibacterium atlanticum:
- a CDS encoding RNA polymerase sigma factor sigma-70 region 4 domain-containing protein: MDSKHAPNPSGNTDRRANSPQPDARGLLLDKGADQLEPRPWQHYPGGSPTAADLTQYALWRSSELTQNELLGALSLLPTARAEAESVEIGLLFAARADGLTWAQIAEAMGFRSPQACQQYVSRLSAKQDTRP, encoded by the coding sequence ATGGATAGCAAACACGCCCCCAACCCGAGTGGAAACACCGACCGTCGGGCGAATTCACCACAGCCGGACGCTCGCGGACTCCTTCTCGACAAAGGAGCAGATCAGCTGGAGCCGCGCCCCTGGCAGCACTACCCCGGCGGCTCGCCGACCGCCGCCGATCTGACGCAGTACGCCCTCTGGCGATCGTCCGAACTGACCCAGAATGAACTGCTCGGCGCGTTGTCACTCCTGCCGACCGCTCGTGCCGAGGCCGAGAGCGTGGAGATCGGTCTGCTGTTCGCCGCTCGCGCCGATGGGCTGACATGGGCGCAGATCGCCGAGGCCATGGGATTTCGGTCTCCGCAGGCCTGCCAGCAATACGTGAGCCGGCTCAGCGCGAAGCAGGACACCCGACCATGA
- a CDS encoding GH1 family beta-glucosidase, whose product MDGTSPYDARALSGLHFSAATAAFQTEGARTAEGRGRSIWDDFVDIPGNVSDGSTAEPGPDSYHRVHEDIALLSDLGVDRYRFSISWTRIIPDAGTNGSVNDTGLDYYDRLVDGLLAAGITPEPTLYHWDLPVALEADGGWLNRDTAHYFADYAAVVAGRLGDRVRHWFTINEPASTSLQGYALGELAPGRTLLFDALPTVHHQLLAHGLVAPMLREHGAVQAAPTLNHSLIIPASETEADLRAAGLLDAIMNRLFTDPLLLGEYPDLSAFGVEMPVVDGDMGLICAPNEVYGFNYYNPITVRAADGVPPFEMVPTPEAATTGFGPMWPIRPDTMRDFLIDMDRRYGTQLPPIIISENGASFPEPETTTTEIVDTERIDYLRTHLGAVLEAIEAGVRIDGYTVWSLLDNFEWADGWTQRFGLVHVDMDTGTRTPKASYRWYRDLITAARA is encoded by the coding sequence ATGGACGGGACTTCTCCGTACGATGCCCGGGCACTGTCGGGCCTCCACTTCTCAGCGGCGACTGCCGCCTTCCAGACCGAAGGAGCTCGCACTGCCGAGGGTCGCGGTCGCAGCATCTGGGATGACTTCGTCGACATCCCTGGGAATGTCAGCGATGGCAGCACCGCCGAGCCGGGTCCCGACAGCTATCACCGCGTCCATGAGGACATCGCCCTGCTGTCCGACCTCGGTGTCGATCGCTACCGCTTCTCGATCTCCTGGACCCGTATCATCCCCGACGCCGGCACGAACGGATCGGTCAACGACACCGGTCTCGACTACTACGACCGCCTCGTCGACGGTCTCCTGGCCGCCGGCATCACACCGGAACCGACGCTCTATCACTGGGATCTTCCTGTCGCCCTCGAAGCGGACGGCGGCTGGCTGAATCGGGACACAGCTCACTACTTCGCCGACTATGCCGCGGTCGTGGCCGGCCGCCTCGGCGACCGTGTACGGCACTGGTTTACGATCAACGAACCCGCTTCGACCTCCCTGCAGGGCTACGCGCTGGGGGAGCTGGCCCCGGGGCGGACCCTCCTCTTCGACGCCCTGCCCACCGTCCACCATCAGCTCCTTGCCCACGGGCTCGTCGCTCCGATGCTGCGCGAACACGGTGCTGTGCAGGCCGCACCGACGCTCAATCACAGCCTCATCATTCCCGCATCTGAGACGGAAGCCGACCTCCGCGCAGCCGGTCTGCTCGACGCGATCATGAATCGGCTCTTCACCGACCCGCTGCTGTTGGGCGAGTATCCAGACCTCAGTGCCTTCGGCGTCGAGATGCCGGTCGTGGACGGGGATATGGGCCTCATCTGCGCCCCGAACGAGGTCTACGGGTTCAACTACTACAACCCGATCACGGTGCGTGCCGCCGACGGGGTCCCGCCCTTCGAGATGGTGCCCACTCCGGAAGCCGCGACCACCGGATTCGGTCCGATGTGGCCGATCCGACCCGATACGATGCGCGACTTCCTCATCGACATGGACCGCCGCTACGGCACACAGCTGCCGCCGATCATCATCAGCGAGAACGGTGCATCGTTTCCTGAGCCCGAGACCACGACGACCGAGATCGTTGACACCGAACGCATCGACTACCTGCGCACCCACCTCGGCGCCGTGCTCGAAGCCATCGAAGCCGGCGTCCGCATCGACGGCTACACGGTGTGGTCGCTGCTGGACAACTTCGAATGGGCCGACGGGTGGACCCAGCGCTTCGGACTCGTCCACGTCGATATGGATACCGGGACCCGCACCCCGAAGGCCTCGTACCGCTGGTATCGGGATCTCATCACCGCGGCACGCGCATGA
- a CDS encoding DoxX family protein codes for MKIQTGIMSGLLGAAGITHFIRPKPFDSIVPPRLGNPRFWTYASGVAEVGCSALLAVPATRRLGGMASAALMVGVFPANIYTVVKHWDEPRARAIAIARLPLQIPLVWMSVSAATED; via the coding sequence ATGAAGATCCAGACCGGAATCATGTCCGGACTCCTCGGAGCCGCAGGGATCACACACTTCATTCGGCCGAAGCCCTTCGACTCGATCGTGCCTCCTCGTTTGGGCAACCCGCGATTCTGGACCTACGCCAGCGGTGTCGCCGAGGTCGGCTGCTCCGCTCTCCTGGCAGTGCCTGCCACTCGGCGACTCGGAGGAATGGCCTCAGCAGCACTGATGGTCGGGGTGTTCCCTGCCAATATCTATACCGTGGTCAAACACTGGGACGAACCCAGGGCCCGCGCCATCGCGATCGCTCGGCTGCCGCTGCAGATCCCGCTGGTGTGGATGTCGGTGAGTGCGGCCACCGAGGACTGA
- a CDS encoding transcriptional regulator, with protein MTRLSSPDLMVLHAVRLLGFADFDAVAQRAGARDSEVIRVLSVAERKGWVQHAEFADLGGWSLTDAGRVENERLLATERQDADPNGIVQDVYRAFLPLNARLLKAVTDWQIRPSQADRFAPNDHADGVWDARILDELTTLNVLLAAQNERLTEILPRFADYASRFESALTRAKSGELDLIDKTDRDSCHRVWFELHEDLVATLGVDRGGEYISEADSEP; from the coding sequence ATGACTCGACTGTCCTCACCTGATCTCATGGTTCTTCACGCCGTCCGACTTTTGGGATTCGCCGACTTCGACGCTGTCGCGCAGCGCGCAGGGGCCCGGGACTCGGAGGTGATCCGTGTGCTCAGCGTCGCGGAACGCAAAGGCTGGGTGCAGCACGCCGAGTTCGCCGACCTCGGCGGTTGGTCACTCACTGATGCGGGCAGGGTCGAGAACGAACGACTGCTCGCGACAGAACGTCAGGACGCAGATCCGAATGGCATCGTGCAGGATGTCTACCGCGCGTTCCTGCCGCTCAACGCTCGTCTTCTCAAGGCAGTCACTGACTGGCAGATCAGGCCGAGCCAGGCAGACAGGTTCGCGCCCAACGACCATGCCGACGGCGTTTGGGACGCACGTATTCTCGACGAACTCACGACGCTCAATGTGCTCCTCGCTGCGCAGAACGAACGTCTGACCGAGATCCTGCCGAGATTCGCCGACTATGCGTCCCGATTCGAGTCTGCACTGACCCGAGCGAAATCCGGTGAACTCGACTTGATCGACAAGACCGACCGGGATTCCTGCCACCGCGTCTGGTTCGAGCTGCACGAGGATCTTGTTGCTACTCTCGGCGTTGACCGCGGAGGCGAGTACATCTCAGAGGCCGATTCGGAACCCTGA
- a CDS encoding PEP/pyruvate-binding domain-containing protein, giving the protein MGDVMLTDLAEAMQRDSGGKAAALGALLRAGFSVPDGFVVSSRGQAVGPMAESALCDSTAHALERLGDPVVAVRSSALDEDTAAASAAGQYDSIIGVKGPDEVCRAIAACRDSAHSPRAVDYRSRTGHQTHRSAEMAVIIQPVIEAEVSGVLFTPRAPGERTRIEASWGLGLSVVAGSVTPDAYEAWSDGSIVFSVGSKRTRIDLDHERGSTITTAVDTDRQEARTLDDDTAVALAELGDRIAEVFGEPQDVEWAIADGTVWILQSRPITAVLPATRPLTAPEQANTLSGTPGSHGTVTAEARVVRGPSDFASVRRGDVVVCPSTDPAWTPLFGIAAGVVTETGGVLSHAAIVAREYGIPAVLGVTDATQRIADGDRITMNGSSGTVSFTSGGTIAHAIRP; this is encoded by the coding sequence ATGGGTGATGTGATGCTGACCGACCTCGCTGAGGCGATGCAGAGGGACTCGGGCGGCAAAGCGGCCGCACTCGGAGCGCTTCTGCGTGCAGGATTCTCTGTGCCTGACGGATTCGTTGTCTCCAGCCGCGGACAGGCAGTCGGTCCGATGGCAGAGAGCGCGTTGTGCGACTCGACTGCGCACGCATTGGAGAGACTGGGAGATCCCGTCGTGGCAGTCCGGTCCTCGGCACTCGACGAAGACACTGCGGCGGCGTCGGCCGCAGGACAGTACGACAGCATCATCGGCGTGAAGGGGCCAGATGAGGTCTGCCGGGCGATCGCGGCATGCAGAGACTCCGCGCACTCCCCGCGCGCAGTCGACTATCGGTCTCGCACCGGGCACCAGACCCATCGTTCGGCGGAGATGGCAGTGATCATTCAGCCCGTGATCGAGGCGGAAGTGTCCGGGGTGCTCTTCACTCCGCGTGCGCCCGGAGAACGCACCCGGATCGAAGCATCGTGGGGGCTCGGTCTGTCCGTCGTGGCGGGATCGGTCACTCCTGATGCGTATGAGGCCTGGTCGGACGGATCGATCGTCTTCTCAGTCGGGAGCAAACGGACGCGAATCGACCTGGATCATGAGCGGGGGAGTACTATCACCACTGCTGTGGACACCGATAGACAAGAAGCGAGGACTCTCGACGACGACACTGCCGTCGCGCTGGCTGAACTCGGCGATCGGATCGCCGAAGTGTTCGGAGAGCCGCAGGACGTCGAGTGGGCCATCGCGGACGGAACAGTCTGGATCCTGCAATCCCGCCCGATCACCGCAGTTCTTCCGGCGACAAGACCCCTCACCGCGCCCGAACAGGCAAACACCCTGAGTGGTACTCCCGGCTCGCACGGAACAGTCACAGCCGAGGCGCGGGTCGTTCGAGGTCCGTCTGACTTCGCCTCGGTGCGGCGTGGCGATGTCGTGGTGTGCCCCTCCACCGACCCGGCGTGGACCCCTCTCTTCGGCATCGCGGCCGGCGTCGTCACAGAGACCGGCGGGGTGCTCAGCCATGCCGCGATCGTCGCGCGCGAATACGGCATACCGGCCGTTCTCGGCGTCACCGATGCGACCCAACGCATCGCCGACGGTGATCGGATCACGATGAACGGCTCGTCCGGAACCGTCAGCTTCACCAGCGGCGGGACTATTGCACACGCCATCCGTCCGTGA
- a CDS encoding alpha-ketoglutarate-dependent dioxygenase AlkB produces the protein MDSLFADEAFDRRPQILAPGAVWVPGFLSPEAQTWIIDRYAEWQSGPVPPHATTIAGHPMSVRTIGLGWHWRPGRYDRRAVDVNDQLVLPFPDWMTRLGRQVLQAANTVVDDELPVGTAADWGFAPSAYRPDVALVNYYDEHAKMGMHQDKDEFDPAPVVSLSLGDTCLFRFGNSDNRNRPFDDLRLASGDAFVFGGPARFAYHGVRSIQPGTAPEHGRLDHLGGGRINITMRTTGRD, from the coding sequence ATGGATTCGCTCTTCGCCGATGAGGCATTCGACCGCCGGCCGCAGATCCTCGCCCCGGGCGCGGTCTGGGTCCCGGGGTTCCTCTCTCCCGAAGCACAGACGTGGATCATCGACCGGTACGCCGAATGGCAGTCGGGCCCGGTTCCACCACATGCGACGACGATCGCCGGGCACCCGATGAGCGTGAGAACGATCGGACTCGGATGGCATTGGCGTCCGGGCCGCTACGACCGACGGGCCGTCGACGTCAACGATCAACTCGTCCTGCCGTTCCCTGATTGGATGACCCGACTGGGACGACAGGTCCTGCAGGCCGCGAACACGGTCGTCGACGACGAGCTCCCAGTGGGCACGGCCGCCGACTGGGGATTCGCTCCCAGTGCCTACCGTCCTGACGTCGCTCTCGTGAACTACTACGACGAACACGCGAAGATGGGCATGCATCAGGACAAGGACGAATTCGATCCCGCACCGGTCGTCTCACTGTCCCTCGGAGATACCTGCCTGTTCAGATTCGGCAACTCAGATAACCGCAACCGCCCCTTCGACGATCTGAGGCTGGCGTCCGGGGACGCCTTCGTCTTCGGCGGTCCCGCCCGCTTCGCCTATCACGGGGTGAGATCGATCCAGCCGGGAACCGCACCTGAGCACGGACGGCTCGACCACCTCGGCGGCGGCAGGATCAACATCACCATGCGCACCACCGGCCGGGACTGA
- a CDS encoding NAD(P)/FAD-dependent oxidoreductase, with translation MAEEFGTVIIGAGIGGGTVVESLRDAGYAGSIALVGADPAAPYYRPDLSKKVMLENSDPADSALRGEDWYSAHDVTTLFGTAVTAIDPAAQTVTLDDDRQLTYGQAILATGSTPRSLDVPGAQLGNIHTLRDAGDAVAIRSQFGDGKKVAVIGGGWIGLEVAAAAKTQGCDVTVILHSDAPPLASVLGDELGEYFEQLHSSNGVNFLKQADTTSFTGTDAVESVETSAGSVPADLVVVGIGADPSVDLAASAGLTVDNGVIVDEQMRTSDGSILAIGDIANAQNVLRSERLRVEHWDNAVRQAEVAASTVSGGSKVEDWQPYFYTDQFDLGMEYVGLGSADDEVVIRGDKSSGEFIVFWLRGGIVTAAMNVNVWDYGDELRALIGKEVSAERLADEQVAVGDL, from the coding sequence ATGGCAGAGGAATTCGGAACCGTCATCATCGGTGCTGGCATCGGCGGCGGTACCGTCGTCGAATCGCTGCGGGACGCCGGCTACGCCGGTTCGATCGCGCTGGTCGGTGCCGATCCCGCCGCACCGTATTACCGGCCCGACCTGTCGAAGAAGGTGATGCTCGAGAATTCGGATCCTGCCGACTCGGCGCTGCGCGGCGAAGACTGGTACTCGGCCCACGATGTGACCACGCTCTTCGGCACCGCTGTCACCGCGATCGATCCGGCGGCCCAGACGGTGACGCTCGATGACGATCGACAGCTCACCTACGGACAGGCGATCCTCGCCACCGGCTCCACTCCCCGCTCGCTCGACGTGCCCGGCGCGCAGCTGGGCAACATCCACACTCTCCGCGATGCCGGTGATGCGGTGGCCATCCGTTCGCAGTTCGGCGACGGCAAGAAGGTCGCCGTCATCGGCGGCGGCTGGATCGGACTCGAAGTGGCCGCGGCAGCGAAGACCCAGGGCTGTGATGTCACGGTCATCCTGCATTCCGATGCTCCCCCGCTGGCTTCCGTGCTCGGTGATGAACTCGGCGAGTACTTCGAGCAGCTGCATTCGTCGAACGGCGTGAACTTCCTCAAGCAGGCGGATACGACCTCCTTCACCGGGACCGATGCCGTCGAATCCGTCGAGACCAGCGCGGGGAGCGTTCCTGCCGATCTCGTCGTCGTCGGCATCGGAGCGGACCCTTCCGTCGACCTCGCCGCCTCGGCGGGGCTGACCGTCGACAACGGCGTGATCGTCGACGAGCAGATGCGCACCTCAGACGGCAGCATCCTGGCCATCGGTGACATCGCGAACGCGCAGAACGTCCTCAGGAGCGAACGACTTCGAGTCGAGCACTGGGACAACGCGGTGCGCCAGGCCGAGGTCGCCGCCTCGACGGTCAGCGGCGGTTCGAAGGTCGAGGACTGGCAGCCGTACTTCTACACCGACCAGTTCGACCTCGGCATGGAGTACGTCGGCCTCGGCAGCGCCGACGACGAGGTCGTCATCCGCGGCGACAAGTCCAGCGGCGAGTTCATCGTGTTCTGGCTGCGCGGAGGCATCGTGACCGCGGCGATGAACGTCAACGTCTGGGACTACGGCGATGAGCTGCGCGCGCTCATCGGCAAGGAAGTCTCCGCCGAGCGTCTGGCTGATGAACAGGTGGCCGTCGGCGACCTCTGA